One window of the Longimicrobiales bacterium genome contains the following:
- a CDS encoding NAD(+)/NADH kinase: MAGHPRHDAIRPTLDELRRTADAHGAEVLVEEGLQDMAPGVPTFDGDNVDLLITLGGDGTLLRGARLVAASHTPVLGVNLGHLGFLTSIALADLSLGLDALFRGDYWLDVRSTIEARVTGADGSHGDTFIAINDAVLHKGGFARVIRLAVHVGPDQHEVGTYTADGIILATPTGSTAYSLSAGGPIVDPSMDCILATPICPHTLVVRPLVLPMDLQLTVTPLAGVDEVILTVDGQDGAELRPGDHLAVRRGEPTLPLIRLSGQNFFSTLRRKLHWGLEHSDRAGSR; the protein is encoded by the coding sequence GTGGCCGGTCACCCGCGCCACGACGCGATCCGCCCCACTCTCGACGAGCTGCGCCGAACGGCTGATGCGCACGGCGCCGAGGTCCTGGTCGAGGAAGGACTCCAGGACATGGCGCCCGGCGTCCCCACATTCGACGGCGACAATGTCGATCTGCTCATCACGCTCGGCGGTGACGGCACGCTACTCCGCGGCGCCCGCCTCGTCGCGGCTTCCCACACGCCCGTTCTCGGCGTCAATCTCGGACATCTGGGGTTTCTTACTTCGATCGCGCTCGCCGACCTGTCCCTCGGCCTCGACGCGCTGTTTCGCGGCGACTACTGGCTCGATGTCCGGTCCACGATCGAGGCGCGCGTCACAGGCGCAGACGGCTCGCATGGGGACACTTTCATCGCAATCAACGACGCCGTCCTGCACAAGGGCGGCTTTGCCCGTGTCATTCGCCTGGCCGTCCACGTCGGTCCCGATCAGCACGAGGTCGGCACCTATACCGCAGACGGGATCATTCTCGCCACACCGACCGGTTCCACGGCCTATTCGCTTTCCGCCGGTGGACCCATCGTCGATCCAAGCATGGACTGCATTCTCGCGACGCCGATCTGTCCCCACACGCTCGTGGTACGGCCGCTCGTCCTGCCGATGGACCTGCAGCTCACCGTGACACCGCTCGCCGGTGTCGATGAAGTGATCCTGACGGTGGACGGACAGGACGGTGCCGAACTCCGCCCGGGCGATCACCTCGCCGTGCGCCGGGGCGAGCCGACCCTGCCTCTCATCCGGCTGTCCGGCCAGAACTTTTTCTCCACGCTGCGCCGCAAGCTGCACTGGGGCCTCGAACATTCCGACCGCGCGGGCTCGCGCTGA
- a CDS encoding TonB-dependent receptor, whose amino-acid sequence MASKLQTCFHALLAMSLFVAAPAWAQNGTITGVITEGETGRPLTSARVDAQTGGRSLASTLTNAEGRYSLSVPAGSYTLSVETVGFEATRSPVVTVTAGGSSVMDVSLRTSAFVLNPVVVSASRGRQEKATETVSHTEVVSELEIAQRPAVTPVDHLRSVPAVDVITTGVQSTNVAVRGFNNIFSGSLHTLTDNRIAGVPSLRVNLMHFVPQTNDDIARMEVVLGPGSALYGPNTANGVLHIITKSPLDDQGTTVSIAGGERSMLHGTLRTSQKLSDRFGIKVSGQYLRAEEWEYFDDVELATRELATSTDPADQAQFRAGLPLDVDNTPLTEAEIQARIARIGNRDFDITRWSGDLRADWQVTNEVTAIFSAGLTNSGTGVELTGIGAGQVKDWKYGYYQGRVNWRRLFAQAYLNTSDAGDTFLLRSGAPIIDKSKVFVSQLQHGFDLGGRQDFTYGLDFISTMPETERTINGAREDEDNYTEFGAYLQSRTDLTSQLSIVLAGRADQHSELDKWVFSPRAALIFSPFENQSFRASYNRAFSTPSSLNLFLDIDGGPAPSALGQLGFRLRAQGPGAEGISFRDTSGDLYGIRSPFAPAVGMTSTDLLDPTPVTLYDLQREGFFGAAAAQGQPIPAALQTYLRTLRNDPALNAIGTSIFDPVLNTRTALSATALQPIPGIEESRNETYELGYQGVIANRLVLAADAWLEKRENFVSPLILQSPLALLTPEQFVPFIVQRVTPVFIAQGMTPTDAQAQATALGTQMASVPGGVFSSPDINAAGADVLVTYRNFGEVDIHGFDVSASYLVTDKLQVGATASLISDYYFNLPLEGGADQPVALNAPKEKGTANITYRDTDRGFNGELRARFNGEFPANSAGYIGLQCIDAAAAGPCVKSYTLLDLNVGYELRQMPGASIQLNISNLLDEEYQSFIGVATVGRLALLRLRYEF is encoded by the coding sequence ATGGCTTCGAAGCTCCAGACGTGCTTCCACGCCCTGCTCGCTATGAGTCTGTTCGTGGCGGCGCCGGCATGGGCGCAAAACGGAACAATTACAGGCGTCATCACCGAGGGGGAGACGGGCCGACCCCTCACCAGCGCCCGAGTGGATGCACAGACGGGTGGCCGGAGCCTGGCATCAACGCTGACGAACGCCGAGGGTCGCTACAGCCTGAGCGTCCCCGCCGGCAGCTATACCTTGTCAGTAGAGACCGTCGGCTTCGAAGCGACACGATCGCCGGTCGTGACTGTTACCGCTGGCGGTTCGAGTGTCATGGATGTGTCGCTTCGTACATCCGCATTCGTGCTCAATCCGGTGGTTGTGTCGGCGTCGCGCGGCAGACAGGAGAAAGCGACTGAAACCGTCAGTCACACGGAAGTGGTGTCGGAGCTGGAAATTGCGCAGCGGCCGGCCGTAACACCCGTTGACCACCTGCGTTCCGTGCCCGCCGTGGACGTCATCACTACCGGTGTCCAGTCCACCAACGTCGCGGTCCGCGGATTCAACAATATCTTCTCGGGATCGCTGCACACATTGACGGACAACCGCATCGCGGGCGTCCCATCCCTGCGCGTCAACCTGATGCACTTCGTTCCGCAGACGAACGATGACATCGCACGCATGGAGGTGGTGCTTGGTCCGGGCTCTGCGCTGTACGGTCCGAACACGGCGAACGGAGTGCTCCACATCATCACGAAGTCGCCGCTCGATGATCAGGGCACAACCGTCTCGATTGCGGGCGGTGAACGCAGCATGCTGCACGGCACCCTGCGGACCTCGCAGAAGCTTTCGGATCGGTTCGGCATCAAGGTTTCCGGACAATACCTCAGAGCGGAAGAGTGGGAATATTTCGACGACGTGGAGCTCGCGACGCGTGAGCTCGCCACGAGCACGGACCCGGCCGACCAGGCCCAGTTCCGTGCCGGCTTGCCACTCGATGTGGACAACACGCCGCTTACAGAAGCGGAGATCCAGGCGCGAATTGCGCGCATCGGCAACCGCGATTTCGACATCACGCGCTGGTCGGGCGACCTCCGTGCCGACTGGCAGGTGACCAACGAGGTCACCGCGATCTTCTCGGCTGGCCTCACGAACTCCGGGACTGGCGTGGAGCTCACCGGCATTGGCGCGGGACAGGTCAAGGACTGGAAGTATGGATATTACCAGGGGCGGGTCAACTGGCGCAGGCTCTTCGCCCAGGCATATCTGAACACGAGTGATGCCGGCGACACCTTCCTCCTGCGTTCGGGCGCACCGATCATTGACAAGTCGAAGGTGTTCGTGTCGCAGTTGCAGCACGGCTTCGACCTCGGCGGCCGCCAGGATTTCACCTACGGGCTGGACTTCATCTCCACGATGCCGGAAACAGAGCGCACGATCAACGGTGCGCGGGAAGATGAGGACAACTACACTGAGTTCGGTGCCTACCTGCAGTCACGCACGGATCTGACGTCGCAGCTGAGCATTGTGCTCGCCGGCCGCGCGGACCAGCACAGTGAACTCGACAAGTGGGTATTCTCGCCGCGTGCGGCGCTGATCTTCAGCCCGTTCGAGAATCAGAGCTTCCGCGCTTCCTACAACCGGGCCTTCTCGACACCGTCCTCGCTCAACCTGTTCCTGGATATCGATGGCGGGCCAGCACCATCCGCGCTCGGTCAACTCGGATTCCGGTTGCGAGCGCAGGGTCCCGGAGCGGAGGGGATTTCGTTCCGCGACACGTCAGGCGACCTCTACGGAATCCGTTCCCCGTTCGCACCGGCCGTCGGAATGACCTCGACCGACCTGCTCGATCCCACGCCGGTCACGCTTTACGATCTGCAGCGGGAGGGCTTCTTCGGCGCTGCGGCCGCGCAGGGCCAGCCGATTCCGGCGGCGCTCCAGACGTACCTGCGTACACTGCGCAATGACCCGGCACTCAACGCGATCGGCACGTCCATCTTTGACCCTGTGCTCAACACCCGTACGGCGCTCTCGGCCACGGCACTGCAGCCGATCCCGGGCATCGAGGAGTCGCGCAATGAGACATATGAGCTCGGTTACCAGGGCGTCATTGCGAACAGGCTCGTGCTGGCAGCAGACGCATGGCTCGAAAAGAGGGAAAACTTCGTCTCGCCGCTGATCCTGCAGTCGCCGCTGGCGCTGCTGACGCCGGAGCAGTTCGTGCCGTTCATCGTTCAGCGTGTGACGCCTGTCTTCATCGCGCAAGGCATGACACCCACGGACGCGCAGGCACAGGCGACTGCGCTGGGCACGCAGATGGCGTCCGTTCCGGGCGGCGTATTCTCGTCCCCCGACATTAATGCTGCAGGAGCCGACGTTCTGGTGACGTACCGTAATTTCGGTGAGGTGGACATCCACGGCTTCGATGTAAGTGCGTCCTACCTGGTGACTGACAAACTGCAGGTAGGAGCCACAGCGTCGCTTATCAGCGACTACTACTTCAATCTGCCGCTCGAGGGCGGTGCCGATCAGCCGGTAGCATTGAATGCGCCGAAGGAGAAAGGAACAGCGAACATCACCTATCGCGACACGGACCGCGGCTTCAACGGTGAGCTGCGCGCTCGATTCAACGGTGAGTTCCCGGCGAATTCCGCCGGATATATCGGTCTGCAGTGCATCGACGCGGCCGCGGCAGGTCCATGCGTAAAATCCTACACGCTCCTCGACCTGAATGTGGGCTACGAATTGAGGCAGATGCCAGGTGCGTCCATCCAGCTCAACATTTCGAATCTTCTCGACGAGGAGTATCAGAGCTTCATAGGTGTTGCTACGGTCGGACGTCTGGCTCTTCTCCGTCTCCGTTACGAGTTCTGA
- the recN gene encoding DNA repair protein RecN gives MLTELRIQDFAVIDRLAIRLGPGLNALTGETGAGKSIIVGALSLILGERASADVVRTGAERAIVEAVFDISRLEPVQRLVSEHGIEPEDGLLIIRREIGAAGRGRVWVNGAASTVALLGQLGAWLVDLHGQHEHQSLLHPAQQRALLDAYTDALDLARTVRAEHDRLRDARARLDDLDSRVRTAEQRADFLRFQLEEIDRAKIRAGEEDELETEANRLSHAGELASLAESLHVELYAGERAVSVRLAEVRRTLDHLTRIDPTLQQWRETVEGALFGLEEMGREMGEYASSIEHDPARLDDLRRRQDLLFRLKRKHGPELDDVIRTATAARAELDALESSALDRDAIEREIADAVRALDAACARLTVARTKGAKRLASAIAAVLPDLGMAGAQFRIELTPLPQPGAHGAEDVEFHIAVNAGFEPRPLARVASGGEMSRIMLALKTELARLDGIPTMVFDEIDAGIGGRVANQVGDKLKRVAESHQVFVITHLPQIASRARTHMLVLKSDRNGITATDVRPLEGAERVRELARLLGGDPESEVSIEHAKEMLATT, from the coding sequence ATGCTCACTGAGCTGCGCATCCAGGATTTCGCCGTGATCGACCGCCTCGCCATCAGGCTGGGGCCGGGACTGAACGCGCTCACCGGCGAGACCGGCGCAGGCAAGTCCATCATTGTCGGTGCCCTGTCGCTGATCCTCGGCGAGCGTGCTTCGGCGGATGTCGTGCGTACCGGTGCGGAGCGGGCCATCGTTGAGGCGGTCTTCGACATCAGTCGCCTCGAGCCGGTGCAGCGTCTCGTGAGTGAGCACGGCATCGAGCCGGAGGACGGTCTGCTCATCATTCGCCGCGAGATCGGCGCTGCGGGTCGCGGCCGTGTCTGGGTCAACGGTGCCGCATCGACCGTGGCACTGCTCGGCCAGCTCGGCGCATGGCTCGTGGACCTGCATGGGCAGCACGAGCATCAGTCTCTGCTGCATCCCGCTCAGCAGCGCGCACTGCTGGATGCGTATACCGACGCGCTCGACCTCGCGCGCACCGTTCGCGCGGAGCATGACCGCCTCCGTGATGCGCGCGCCCGCCTCGACGATCTCGATTCGCGCGTTCGCACCGCCGAGCAGCGCGCCGACTTCCTGCGGTTCCAGCTGGAGGAGATCGATCGCGCGAAGATCCGCGCGGGGGAAGAGGACGAGCTGGAGACGGAAGCGAACCGGCTGTCGCATGCGGGCGAGCTCGCCAGTCTGGCGGAATCGCTGCATGTCGAGCTGTATGCCGGCGAGCGTGCGGTGTCGGTGCGACTGGCGGAGGTGCGCCGCACGCTCGACCATCTGACGCGAATCGATCCGACACTTCAGCAATGGCGCGAGACGGTGGAGGGTGCGCTGTTCGGACTGGAGGAGATGGGCCGCGAGATGGGGGAGTACGCTTCCTCCATTGAACACGATCCCGCGCGTCTCGATGATCTGCGTCGGCGGCAGGATCTGCTGTTCAGACTGAAGCGGAAACACGGGCCGGAGCTCGATGACGTGATCCGCACGGCCACTGCCGCACGTGCGGAGCTGGACGCACTGGAGAGCTCGGCGCTTGACCGGGACGCGATCGAGCGGGAGATCGCGGACGCCGTGCGTGCGCTCGACGCGGCTTGTGCGCGCCTCACTGTCGCGCGCACGAAGGGGGCGAAGCGCCTGGCGTCCGCGATCGCCGCTGTGCTACCCGACCTCGGCATGGCTGGCGCGCAGTTTCGCATCGAGCTCACTCCGCTGCCGCAGCCCGGCGCTCACGGCGCCGAGGATGTCGAGTTCCACATCGCAGTCAATGCCGGCTTCGAGCCGAGGCCGCTCGCGCGCGTGGCCTCGGGTGGTGAGATGTCACGTATCATGCTGGCACTCAAGACCGAGCTGGCGCGGCTCGATGGCATTCCCACCATGGTGTTCGACGAGATCGATGCCGGGATCGGCGGTCGCGTGGCGAATCAGGTAGGCGATAAGCTGAAGCGAGTTGCCGAGAGTCATCAGGTGTTCGTGATCACGCACCTGCCCCAGATCGCATCACGTGCGCGCACTCACATGCTCGTACTGAAGTCGGACCGGAACGGTATCACCGCCACGGACGTGCGGCCGCTCGAGGGCGCCGAGCGCGTGCGCGAGCTGGCGCGCCTGCTCGGCGGCGACCCGGAGAGCGAAGTCAGCATCGAGCACGCGAAAGAGATGCTTGCTACGACGTAA
- the dxs gene encoding 1-deoxy-D-xylulose-5-phosphate synthase: MSLLDRIQSPADLRQLTEAELPQVAQDIRDRMVDVVSRVGGHFAPGLGVVELTVALHYTFDTPRDKVIWDVGHQGYPHKILTGRNEGFPQIRQKGGPSGFLSRRESEYDAFGAGHAATSISAALGMATARDLRGDDFEVVAVIGDGALTCGMAYEALNNAGHTDRDIIVILNDNEMSISPNVGAINKYLTRVVTNPIYNRVRDEVKHIMNRTGAIGDVMQSVALKMEEMGKTLLTPGILFEELGFRYVGPVDGHDLPALLGTLRNVREWEGPRLVHVVTKKGKGFALAEENPVVWHGATPFDKISGEMAKKKAGFPAYTNVFGKGLVELGEQQKAMAVITAAMPGGTGTGVFGDTYPDRYFDVGIAEGHGVTFAAGLATEGIVPVVAIYSTFLQRAYDSIIHDVAIQNLPVVFAMDRAGMVGNDGPTHMGLYDIAYLLAVPNMTVMAPRDGAEMLALLRLAVERADGPYSVRYPRDNVPAAVPALRDIPPIEYGTWEVLRRGEGIALLATGTMVEPALEAAQQLEAEGIKATVVNCRFIKPMDEATLAWVVEHHSALLTIEEGTVINGFGASLSRVVESARRQHQNLLVDILGVPDRIFEHATRAEQLAEAGLDATGIAARARALAAAGVVPAVRTA; the protein is encoded by the coding sequence GTGTCTCTACTCGATCGGATCCAGTCGCCCGCGGACCTGCGGCAGCTGACGGAAGCCGAACTGCCTCAGGTCGCGCAGGATATCCGCGACCGCATGGTCGATGTCGTCAGCAGGGTGGGTGGACATTTTGCGCCCGGGCTCGGGGTCGTCGAGCTGACCGTTGCGCTCCACTACACCTTCGATACGCCGCGCGACAAGGTGATCTGGGACGTGGGGCACCAGGGGTACCCGCACAAGATTCTTACCGGACGCAACGAGGGGTTCCCGCAGATACGTCAGAAGGGAGGCCCCTCCGGCTTCCTGTCGCGCCGGGAGTCGGAGTACGACGCGTTCGGGGCGGGTCACGCCGCGACATCGATCTCGGCCGCACTCGGCATGGCTACCGCCCGTGACCTCAGGGGCGACGATTTCGAGGTGGTGGCGGTGATCGGCGACGGCGCCCTGACGTGCGGCATGGCGTACGAGGCGCTGAACAACGCCGGCCACACCGATCGCGATATCATCGTCATCCTGAATGATAACGAGATGTCCATCTCGCCGAACGTCGGTGCGATCAACAAGTATCTGACGCGCGTCGTCACGAACCCCATCTACAACCGGGTACGCGATGAAGTGAAGCACATCATGAATCGCACGGGCGCGATCGGCGATGTGATGCAGTCGGTTGCACTCAAGATGGAAGAAATGGGCAAGACGCTGCTGACGCCGGGGATCCTGTTCGAGGAGCTGGGCTTCCGCTATGTCGGCCCGGTCGACGGCCACGACCTGCCGGCGCTGCTCGGCACACTGCGCAATGTGCGCGAATGGGAAGGCCCGCGCCTCGTGCACGTCGTGACGAAGAAGGGCAAGGGATTCGCTCTCGCCGAGGAGAATCCCGTCGTGTGGCACGGCGCCACGCCGTTCGACAAGATCAGTGGCGAGATGGCCAAGAAGAAGGCTGGCTTCCCCGCATACACGAACGTGTTCGGGAAGGGCCTGGTCGAGCTCGGTGAGCAGCAGAAGGCGATGGCGGTGATCACCGCTGCCATGCCCGGCGGTACCGGCACGGGAGTGTTCGGCGACACGTACCCGGATCGCTACTTCGATGTCGGCATTGCGGAGGGCCACGGCGTCACGTTCGCGGCCGGGCTCGCGACGGAAGGGATCGTGCCGGTCGTCGCGATCTATTCGACTTTCCTGCAGCGTGCCTATGACTCGATCATACACGATGTCGCGATCCAGAACCTGCCGGTCGTCTTCGCCATGGACCGCGCCGGAATGGTCGGCAACGACGGGCCGACGCACATGGGCCTCTACGACATCGCCTATCTGCTCGCCGTGCCGAACATGACGGTGATGGCGCCCAGGGATGGTGCGGAGATGCTCGCGCTCCTGCGTCTGGCGGTTGAACGCGCGGACGGACCGTACTCGGTGCGGTATCCGCGTGACAACGTCCCCGCAGCCGTGCCGGCGCTCAGGGATATTCCGCCTATCGAGTACGGCACCTGGGAAGTGTTACGGCGCGGTGAAGGTATCGCGCTGCTCGCCACGGGCACCATGGTGGAGCCGGCACTGGAAGCGGCGCAGCAGCTCGAGGCGGAAGGCATCAAGGCGACGGTCGTGAACTGCCGGTTCATCAAGCCGATGGATGAAGCGACGCTCGCCTGGGTCGTCGAACACCACAGCGCGCTCCTCACGATCGAGGAGGGAACCGTCATCAACGGTTTCGGCGCATCATTGTCGCGGGTCGTCGAATCGGCGCGGCGGCAGCATCAGAACCTGCTGGTCGACATTCTCGGCGTACCGGACCGAATTTTCGAGCACGCAACGCGAGCCGAACAGCTCGCGGAGGCAGGACTGGACGCGACCGGCATCGCGGCTCGTGCGCGCGCACTCGCCGCGGCGGGTGTAGTCCCCGCCGTCCGGACTGCCTGA